From Chryseobacterium gallinarum, one genomic window encodes:
- a CDS encoding hybrid sensor histidine kinase/response regulator, producing MIAERNNEIQKKVEELALSTKYKSEFLANMSHELRTPLNSILLLSRLMVENPDENLNEDQVESARVIQSSGTSLLTLIDEILDLAKIESGKMTLEYQDVVIEEIVKDLKSLFNPVFQEKALQFNIQIDQDVQKVIESDRLRIDQVLRNLLSNALKFTTQGSIGLHIRKHSEKPDFIVFSVKDTGVGIAEDKQQIIFEAFQQADGSTKRKFGGTGLGLSISREIARLLGGELVLKSELNKGSEFSFIIPVHAVAEVVQPETDQNLVEIIREDVEEIQHILDEGETGSLPLNTLEIPEDVADDRDKIRDGDKIILIIEDDVNFAKALLKYAHLQNYKGIVVVRGDHALSAARKYRPHAILLDVQLPVKDGWEVMDELKSDPDTKAIPVHMMSVLHLKKESLMKGAVDFINKPVALDKMTDVFGKIEEALKKGPQKVLIVEENAKHASALSYFLSNFNISLSVEHNVEDSVKALTSDIIDCVILDIGSSKGDEYHVIESIKSYDGLENLPIIIFTENNLSREEELKIKQYADSIVVKTAHSYQRILDEVGLFLHLVEEKNNASENTTGKVLGSLTEVLSGKKVLITDDDVRNIFSLTKALEKYKVEVIVAMDGKHALEQIQQNPDVDVVLMDMMMPEMDGYETIKEIRKMPQFKRLPIIAITAKSMIGEREKCITAGASDYISKPVDIDQLLSLLRVWLYES from the coding sequence TTGATTGCAGAACGCAATAATGAAATTCAGAAAAAAGTAGAAGAACTGGCCTTAAGTACAAAATACAAATCTGAATTCCTGGCCAATATGTCCCATGAATTGCGTACTCCTTTGAATTCAATTCTTCTTTTATCACGGCTGATGGTAGAAAACCCTGATGAAAATCTCAACGAAGATCAGGTGGAATCTGCAAGAGTAATTCAAAGCTCCGGAACAAGTTTATTAACATTGATAGATGAAATTCTTGATCTGGCAAAAATAGAATCCGGTAAAATGACCCTGGAATACCAGGATGTGGTTATTGAAGAAATAGTAAAAGATCTGAAGAGCCTTTTCAATCCGGTATTTCAGGAGAAAGCTCTTCAGTTTAATATCCAGATCGACCAGGATGTTCAGAAAGTTATTGAAAGCGACCGTCTTCGCATTGATCAGGTATTAAGGAATTTATTGTCCAATGCCTTAAAATTTACCACGCAGGGAAGCATTGGGTTACACATCAGGAAGCATTCAGAAAAACCTGATTTTATTGTATTTTCAGTAAAAGACACCGGGGTGGGAATTGCAGAAGATAAGCAACAGATTATCTTTGAGGCATTCCAGCAGGCTGACGGGTCTACCAAAAGAAAATTCGGAGGTACCGGTTTGGGGCTCTCTATTAGCCGTGAAATAGCAAGACTTCTCGGGGGTGAGCTCGTTCTGAAAAGTGAACTGAACAAAGGGAGTGAGTTCAGTTTCATCATTCCTGTACATGCGGTTGCCGAAGTGGTTCAGCCTGAAACAGATCAGAACCTGGTGGAAATAATACGGGAAGACGTTGAAGAAATTCAGCATATTCTGGATGAGGGCGAAACCGGATCACTTCCATTGAATACATTGGAAATTCCGGAGGATGTAGCAGATGACAGAGACAAGATCAGGGACGGAGACAAGATTATTCTTATTATAGAAGATGATGTCAATTTCGCAAAAGCCTTGTTAAAATATGCCCATTTACAGAATTATAAAGGAATTGTTGTTGTAAGAGGGGACCATGCATTGTCAGCAGCCCGGAAATATCGTCCGCATGCGATTTTGTTAGATGTTCAGCTGCCTGTAAAGGATGGCTGGGAAGTAATGGACGAATTGAAATCGGATCCTGATACCAAGGCTATCCCGGTACACATGATGTCTGTTCTGCACCTTAAAAAAGAAAGTCTTATGAAAGGTGCTGTAGATTTTATCAATAAGCCGGTTGCCCTGGATAAAATGACGGATGTATTCGGGAAAATTGAAGAAGCACTGAAGAAAGGTCCTCAGAAAGTCCTGATTGTTGAAGAAAATGCCAAACATGCCAGCGCATTATCCTATTTCCTGAGCAATTTTAATATTTCCTTATCTGTAGAGCATAATGTAGAAGACAGTGTAAAGGCACTTACTTCCGATATTATCGACTGTGTTATTCTTGATATCGGAAGCTCAAAAGGAGATGAATATCATGTGATAGAATCAATAAAAAGCTATGACGGGCTGGAAAATCTTCCGATCATTATCTTTACAGAAAATAATCTATCGAGGGAAGAAGAACTGAAAATAAAACAGTATGCAGATTCTATTGTTGTAAAAACAGCACATTCGTATCAAAGAATTTTAGATGAAGTAGGTTTATTCTTACATTTGGTGGAAGAAAAAAATAATGCTTCTGAAAATACTACAGGCAAAGTCCTGGGGTCCTTAACGGAGGTTTTGAGCGGGAAAAAAGTACTTATAACCGACGATGATGTCCGAAATATTTTTTCATTAACAAAAGCCCTTGAAAAGTATAAAGTGGAAGTGATTGTTGCAATGGATGGAAAGCATGCCCTGGAACAGATTCAGCAGAATCCTGATGTGGATGTCGTTTTAATGGATATGATGATGCCGGAAATGGATGGCTATGAAACTATAAAGGAAATCCGGAAAATGCCGCAATTCAAAAGGTTGCCGATTATAGCCATTACCGCCAAATCGATGATCGGAGAACGTGAAAAATGTATTACGGCGGGAGCTTCAGATTACATTTCAAAACCTGTAGATATTGATCAGTTATTATCCTTGCTTCGCGTTTGGTTATATGAAAGTTAA
- a CDS encoding response regulator, translating to MKKKILIVDDDPRNIFALKLTLKARGYAVETCTTAQEAFDILGSGHHFSVVLMDMMMPGIDGYEAVRIIRNTPEITNIPVIAVTAQAMPEDRQKCMEVGADEYVSKPIDVDLLITTIEKFS from the coding sequence ATGAAGAAGAAAATTTTAATTGTGGACGATGATCCACGTAATATATTTGCATTGAAACTCACCCTGAAAGCCCGTGGATATGCAGTTGAAACCTGTACAACGGCCCAGGAAGCATTTGATATCCTGGGTTCCGGTCATCACTTTTCCGTTGTTCTGATGGATATGATGATGCCGGGAATAGATGGTTATGAAGCAGTCAGGATAATACGGAATACGCCGGAAATAACGAATATTCCGGTTATTGCTGTTACTGCCCAGGCTATGCCGGAAGACCGTCAGAAATGTATGGAGGTAGGCGCTGATGAGTATGTCTCCAAGCCAATTGATGTGGATCTTTTAATAACGACAATAGAAAAATTTTCATAG
- a CDS encoding CheR family methyltransferase: MLEPSIIKDQEVEYLISDVYEMYGYDFSGYSRASFKRRVNRICLLDRFTSFAELRYTIMNDPEYLKRFVEEVTVNVTEMFRDPSFFKALREKILPQLGTYPLIRVWVAGCSTGEEAYSIAILLKEAGLYHKSLIYGTDLNPSVLEAARSGVFPLQQMKLYSENYRLSGGIKDFSDYYTANYDSVKFDKSLQEKLILSTHNLVSDSSFNSFQLIICRNVLIYFDRELQERVFRLFDNSLENLGFLALGAKETLRFSTIDKNYHQVDGQKIWKKVDHH; encoded by the coding sequence ATGCTGGAACCAAGTATCATAAAAGATCAGGAAGTAGAATATCTGATCAGTGATGTCTATGAGATGTATGGCTATGATTTTTCTGGCTATAGCAGGGCCTCGTTTAAAAGAAGGGTAAACCGGATATGCCTGTTAGACAGATTTACCAGTTTCGCGGAACTCAGATATACCATCATGAATGATCCCGAATATTTAAAACGTTTTGTGGAAGAAGTTACGGTGAATGTTACAGAAATGTTCAGGGATCCCTCTTTTTTTAAAGCTTTGAGAGAGAAAATTTTACCACAGCTTGGTACCTATCCCCTGATCAGGGTTTGGGTGGCAGGTTGCTCAACAGGCGAAGAAGCCTATTCCATAGCCATTCTGCTGAAAGAGGCCGGGCTTTATCATAAATCCCTTATTTATGGTACTGACTTGAACCCTTCTGTACTGGAAGCCGCCAGATCCGGTGTTTTTCCACTACAGCAGATGAAATTGTATTCTGAAAATTATAGACTGTCAGGAGGAATAAAAGATTTCTCGGATTATTATACAGCTAATTATGATAGCGTAAAATTTGACAAGAGCTTACAGGAAAAACTTATTTTATCCACTCATAACCTGGTATCAGACAGTTCTTTTAACAGTTTTCAACTGATTATCTGCAGGAATGTTCTGATTTATTTTGACAGAGAATTGCAGGAAAGAGTATTTCGCCTTTTTGACAACAGTCTGGAAAATTTGGGATTTCTCGCCTTGGGAGCCAAGGAAACACTCAGGTTTTCTACGATTGATAAAAATTATCATCAGGTTGACGGTCAGAAAATCTGGAAAAAGGTTGATCATCATTAA
- a CDS encoding chemotaxis protein CheB, translating to MRLLKDIELIVIGGSAGSLQVIIEMIKNLNDAIHIPIVLVIHRKAQSGDVLRALLQQFTQIPVVEVEDKTEVREHAIYIVPADYHLLFENKRNMSLDSSEKMNYSRPSIDVTFRSAAEVYKENMLGILLSGANADGVEGLGYVKKYNGYVWIQDPETAEVEYMPKHAIEEIDYDLIIKPGNLAGYINQLLSE from the coding sequence ATGAGGTTATTAAAGGACATAGAATTAATCGTTATCGGAGGATCTGCAGGAAGTCTGCAGGTTATCATTGAGATGATCAAAAATTTAAATGATGCTATACATATCCCGATTGTGCTGGTTATTCACCGCAAAGCCCAGTCAGGTGATGTGTTGCGGGCTTTACTGCAGCAGTTTACCCAAATTCCTGTGGTAGAAGTGGAAGATAAAACCGAAGTCCGGGAGCATGCCATTTATATTGTTCCTGCAGATTATCATTTGCTGTTTGAGAATAAAAGAAATATGTCATTGGACAGTTCAGAAAAAATGAATTATTCCCGTCCTTCAATAGATGTCACTTTCAGGTCTGCAGCGGAGGTTTATAAGGAAAATATGCTTGGAATCCTTTTATCGGGAGCCAATGCTGATGGGGTGGAAGGACTTGGCTACGTTAAGAAATATAATGGCTATGTATGGATTCAGGATCCTGAAACAGCTGAAGTGGAGTATATGCCTAAACATGCTATAGAAGAAATTGATTATGACCTCATTATAAAACCCGGTAATTTGGCGGGTTATATCAATCAATTATTATCTGAATAA
- a CDS encoding response regulator, whose translation MSKKKILIFDDDAAILEVVTIIFEENGYDVKISETSHDILEKVAEYNPDVILMDNWIPKIGGVEATKLLKSSAEFRHIPVIYVTANNDIVALAAEAQADDYVSKPFNLDDLEEIVAKHIKEQV comes from the coding sequence ATGAGCAAAAAGAAAATTTTAATTTTTGACGATGATGCGGCTATTTTAGAAGTAGTTACCATCATATTTGAGGAAAATGGATATGATGTTAAAATCTCAGAAACATCACACGATATTCTGGAGAAAGTGGCAGAATATAATCCTGATGTTATCTTAATGGATAACTGGATTCCGAAAATTGGAGGGGTGGAAGCCACAAAACTTCTTAAAAGCAGTGCAGAATTCAGACATATTCCGGTAATTTATGTAACGGCCAATAATGATATCGTTGCTTTGGCAGCAGAAGCCCAGGCGGATGATTATGTGTCAAAGCCTTTTAACCTGGATGATCTTGAAGAAATAGTAGCAAAACATATTAAAGAGCAGGTGTAA
- a CDS encoding Dyp-type peroxidase produces MNSQNVTDYPNNNTYFLVWNFRQNAALDTIKSVFQRICALVTNLNNSALDRFPDSKASCVLGIGYEAWLQLELPTPLPKELKRFEEIKGSKHTAVSTRGDLHFHIRADVKSLAYDMASAISGFMKEVADCIVEVQGFRYWDSRSILGFVDGTENPHGKDRDYFAIIGDSDPQYQGGSYLFVQKYIHNLDAWKALPVEEQEKVIGRSKEQDIEMSDDVKPSNSHIALANVGDDFKVVRDNMPFGSVSSNEMGTYFICYASTFSTVEKMLTNMFIGSPPGNYDRILDFSTARTGTLFFVPSADMLDAFSS; encoded by the coding sequence ATGAATTCTCAAAATGTTACGGATTATCCGAACAATAATACTTACTTCCTGGTCTGGAATTTCAGACAAAATGCAGCTCTCGATACGATTAAATCTGTTTTTCAGAGGATCTGTGCATTAGTTACTAATCTGAATAACTCTGCCCTTGACCGGTTTCCCGATTCCAAAGCGAGCTGTGTATTGGGTATAGGTTATGAGGCATGGTTACAGCTTGAGCTTCCTACTCCACTTCCTAAGGAACTTAAACGATTTGAGGAAATAAAAGGTAGTAAACATACTGCGGTAAGCACACGGGGCGACCTGCATTTCCATATCCGTGCAGATGTGAAAAGCCTTGCTTATGATATGGCATCTGCTATTTCCGGATTCATGAAAGAAGTTGCAGATTGTATTGTTGAAGTTCAGGGCTTCCGGTATTGGGATAGCCGGTCTATTCTGGGGTTTGTAGACGGAACGGAAAACCCACACGGCAAAGACCGTGATTATTTTGCCATTATCGGAGATTCTGATCCTCAATACCAGGGTGGAAGTTATCTTTTTGTTCAAAAATATATTCATAACCTGGACGCCTGGAAAGCATTGCCTGTTGAGGAACAGGAAAAAGTAATCGGCAGATCCAAGGAGCAGGATATAGAAATGAGTGATGATGTAAAACCCTCCAATTCCCATATTGCTCTGGCCAATGTAGGGGATGACTTTAAGGTCGTAAGGGACAATATGCCTTTCGGAAGTGTTTCTTCTAATGAAATGGGAACTTATTTTATTTGTTATGCAAGCACTTTCAGTACGGTAGAAAAGATGCTGACCAATATGTTTATCGGAAGCCCACCGGGAAATTATGACCGCATCCTCGATTTCAGTACGGCCCGGACAGGAACCTTATTCTTTGTTCCTTCTGCAGATATGCTGGATGCTTTTTCATCATAA
- a CDS encoding sulfite exporter TauE/SafE family protein, whose product MKYYCIKLIFNRDSMHWEIFFFFLIIAFVYSSVGFGGGSSYLAVLAMYNLPYQEIRLTALICNIIVVIGGVYIYIKNKQIDWKKVIPITLVSVPMAYLGAVLKISQETFFLVLGITLVIAALLLWIKTETANEDYSVKDSGPSSLFRNIFLGGGIGFLSGLVGIGGGIFLSPLLNLLKWDTARKVAATSSVFILVNSISGIAGQLSKLSVDIDYFRILSLCLAVFIGGQIGSRMSLKWNPVIIKRMTAVLVLVAGINVLIKYW is encoded by the coding sequence ATGAAGTATTATTGTATAAAATTAATCTTCAATAGAGACAGCATGCATTGGGAGATCTTTTTCTTCTTTTTAATAATAGCTTTTGTTTATTCATCGGTAGGTTTTGGAGGAGGTTCCAGTTACCTTGCCGTACTGGCTATGTATAATCTTCCCTATCAGGAAATACGCCTTACGGCACTTATCTGTAATATAATTGTAGTGATAGGAGGAGTTTATATTTATATTAAAAATAAACAGATAGACTGGAAGAAAGTCATTCCTATTACCCTTGTAAGTGTGCCAATGGCTTATTTGGGAGCGGTATTGAAAATAAGCCAGGAAACTTTTTTCCTGGTTCTGGGAATTACCCTGGTGATAGCAGCTCTGTTGCTATGGATAAAAACAGAAACAGCAAATGAAGATTATTCCGTAAAGGATTCTGGTCCTTCATCTCTTTTTAGAAACATTTTTTTAGGGGGAGGAATTGGATTTTTATCAGGACTGGTAGGAATCGGAGGGGGAATTTTTCTTTCTCCTTTGCTCAATTTGCTGAAGTGGGATACAGCACGGAAGGTTGCAGCAACTTCCAGTGTTTTTATTCTCGTCAATTCAATATCCGGAATTGCAGGGCAATTATCAAAGTTGTCTGTAGATATAGACTATTTCAGGATTTTAAGCTTATGTCTGGCTGTTTTCATCGGCGGGCAGATTGGCTCCAGAATGTCCCTGAAATGGAATCCTGTGATTATCAAGAGAATGACTGCTGTCCTGGTTCTGGTGGCAGGAATTAATGTTTTAATTAAATATTGGTAG
- the moaD gene encoding molybdopterin converting factor subunit 1 codes for MKLKILAFGITKDIFGTSQQEITIKDAITVQQLKSILEEEFPELKKLRSYFIAVNEEYAEEDRMITETDEIAIIPPVSGG; via the coding sequence ATGAAACTTAAAATATTAGCGTTTGGAATAACGAAGGACATCTTCGGCACATCACAACAAGAAATAACAATAAAAGATGCTATAACCGTACAACAATTAAAAAGTATCCTGGAAGAAGAATTCCCGGAACTCAAAAAGCTTAGATCTTATTTTATAGCAGTGAATGAAGAATATGCGGAAGAAGATCGGATGATCACAGAAACGGACGAAATAGCTATAATTCCTCCCGTAAGTGGTGGGTAA
- a CDS encoding molybdenum cofactor biosynthesis protein MoaE, which translates to MIDIKITEDILNITDCLAAARDLESGGVATFIGTVRNITGNKPVTRLEYECYRPMAVKEIRKIIQQAISLFSVRNIVVHHRIGILFPGDAAVIIVVNAGHRDAVFDACHYVIDTIKEKVPIWKKEIFEDGEEWVSAHP; encoded by the coding sequence ATGATTGATATAAAAATAACGGAAGATATCTTGAATATCACAGATTGCCTTGCTGCCGCCCGGGACCTGGAAAGTGGAGGAGTGGCAACATTTATAGGGACAGTCCGTAATATAACCGGAAATAAGCCGGTTACCCGGTTGGAATATGAATGCTACCGGCCAATGGCGGTAAAAGAGATCCGGAAAATAATACAGCAGGCTATTTCACTGTTTTCTGTGCGTAATATTGTTGTTCATCATCGTATTGGTATTTTATTTCCTGGCGATGCTGCGGTTATTATTGTAGTGAATGCAGGGCACAGGGATGCTGTTTTTGATGCATGCCATTATGTAATTGATACGATAAAAGAAAAAGTTCCGATCTGGAAAAAAGAAATTTTTGAAGATGGCGAAGAATGGGTTTCTGCACATCCTTAA
- the fdhD gene encoding formate dehydrogenase accessory sulfurtransferase FdhD — protein MKTNTSETTSVRRIDIIRAKDHDSYACTDDISIEEPLEIRISYGCKEQKESKNISVTMRTPGNDTELAIGFLFTEGIISGYHQIQKAEHPEAECSRNRENIMVVHLTEDFIPQLMKADRNFYTTSSCGVCGKGSIESIRTVSSFQDLQKQPCAVTLDTLYQLSGKLQSFQNNFSATGGIHASGIFDIHGNLLALREDVGRHNALDKLIGHSLMTGQLPLQDKILVLSGRASFELIQKAAMAGISFVAAIGAPSSLAIDLAKEFDITLLGFLRDNRVNIYHKSNCHEIIK, from the coding sequence ATGAAAACCAACACATCAGAAACTACATCTGTACGCCGGATAGATATTATCAGGGCGAAAGATCATGACAGTTATGCCTGTACGGATGATATTTCAATAGAAGAGCCCCTCGAAATACGGATTTCTTATGGCTGTAAGGAACAAAAAGAAAGTAAAAACATATCTGTAACCATGAGGACACCGGGTAATGATACTGAACTGGCAATAGGCTTTCTGTTTACTGAAGGAATAATTTCCGGCTATCATCAGATTCAAAAAGCAGAACATCCGGAGGCAGAATGTTCCAGAAACCGTGAAAATATAATGGTCGTACATCTTACAGAGGATTTTATTCCCCAGCTGATGAAGGCCGATCGCAATTTTTATACAACGTCCAGCTGCGGGGTGTGTGGAAAAGGTTCTATTGAGTCCATAAGGACTGTCAGCTCTTTTCAGGATCTTCAAAAACAGCCGTGTGCAGTAACGTTGGATACTTTATACCAGCTATCAGGAAAGCTGCAGTCTTTTCAAAATAATTTCAGTGCTACAGGAGGAATCCATGCATCAGGAATTTTTGATATACATGGTAATTTATTGGCCTTGAGGGAAGATGTCGGAAGACACAATGCATTGGATAAGCTTATCGGACATAGCCTGATGACCGGGCAGCTTCCTCTTCAGGATAAAATTTTAGTATTGAGCGGAAGAGCGAGCTTTGAACTTATTCAGAAGGCAGCTATGGCAGGAATCTCTTTTGTAGCAGCTATTGGGGCTCCATCCAGCCTTGCTATTGACCTGGCAAAAGAATTTGATATAACCTTACTGGGTTTTCTTCGGGATAACCGGGTGAATATATATCATAAAAGTAACTGCCACGAAATTATAAAATAA
- a CDS encoding DUF7009 family protein, translating into MKIRIKDNSVRFRLTQSEVSELGEKGMVSSFTQFVDRPFIYTIEKTQDEALSAAFIENKIVMKIPETMVNALVSTDTVGFDGQTGSVKLLVEKDFVCIDNTMEEDQSDNYPNPNLTC; encoded by the coding sequence ATGAAAATTAGAATAAAAGATAATTCAGTCAGGTTCCGTTTAACACAGTCTGAAGTTTCGGAATTAGGTGAAAAAGGCATGGTCTCCAGCTTTACTCAGTTTGTAGACAGACCGTTTATCTATACGATTGAAAAGACACAGGATGAAGCATTATCCGCTGCATTTATTGAAAACAAAATCGTAATGAAGATACCTGAGACTATGGTTAATGCATTGGTATCTACAGATACGGTAGGATTCGACGGGCAAACCGGATCAGTAAAACTTCTGGTAGAAAAAGACTTCGTATGTATTGATAATACCATGGAAGAAGATCAGAGTGACAACTATCCGAATCCGAACCTTACATGTTAA
- a CDS encoding FdhF/YdeP family oxidoreductase has translation MEDYNKKKEIEEAIRREPNAENPFTLLDLKLTHVEKAAAGVPAVMAAFSDLFEEKTPVRGMRALFKMNQMDGFDCPSCAWPDPDDERSVLGEYCENGAKALAEEATTKRVTPEFFKQNSVYDLAKLDDYQIGKMGRLTDPMYLAPGATHYEPISWENAFKKIAEHLNALESPDEAAFYTSGRTSNEASFVYQLFAKEFGTNNMPDCSNMCHETSGSALRPTIGIGKGTVTLEDFHEAEVIVIIGQNPGTNAPRMMSALAKGKKNGAKIIAINPLPEAGLMGFINPQSVKAVLRGGVQLADLYLPVKINGDMALLKALELLLIEFEKNNPGKVFDEGFIKEKTVGYEDFLKQFDHYQLDELAALSGVSREDLVKAAEILAFKKRIIISWGMGLTQQPNGVDMIREILNILLLKGSIGIPGAGVCPVRGHSNVQGNRTMLIDEKPTDEQLDRLEKFYGFKMPRKHGYDVVRAIKAIHEEKIKVMFCMGGNFISATPDTTYTANAMRKLNLLICVSTKLNRGHLVHGKEALILPTYGRSDKDIVNGELQIITTENSMGVVQSSRGMLDAVSDNLINETQIVCRMAMATLGERSVVNWQRYHDSYDAVRDDIEQCIPGFEDYNIRARKKGGFYLPNAARDEQSFAKNLGGRAPFTLTEIPHNTLAPDEYMMATTRTHDQFNTTIYGLDDRYRGIKNERRVIFMNQNDIDKAGFKAGDRVDLYNYDDGIERVAPLFIIVSYQIPEKSTVTYFPETNVLVSVNNVVKESNMPASKYVKIKIKKHDPEVYKKVDEMLYRGAVQRP, from the coding sequence ATGGAAGACTATAACAAAAAGAAAGAAATAGAAGAAGCAATCAGAAGGGAACCTAACGCTGAAAATCCCTTTACTTTACTTGACCTAAAGCTGACCCATGTGGAAAAAGCTGCAGCAGGAGTACCGGCTGTAATGGCCGCTTTTAGTGATCTGTTTGAAGAAAAAACTCCGGTCAGGGGGATGAGGGCACTATTCAAAATGAATCAGATGGATGGCTTTGACTGCCCGAGCTGCGCATGGCCTGATCCCGATGATGAACGCTCCGTGCTTGGAGAATATTGTGAGAATGGCGCAAAGGCACTTGCTGAAGAAGCAACAACCAAAAGAGTAACACCTGAGTTTTTTAAACAAAATTCGGTATACGACCTTGCCAAACTGGATGATTATCAGATAGGCAAGATGGGAAGGTTAACCGATCCCATGTATCTGGCACCCGGAGCTACCCATTACGAACCGATCAGCTGGGAGAATGCTTTTAAAAAGATTGCAGAGCATTTAAATGCCCTTGAATCACCGGATGAAGCCGCTTTCTATACTTCAGGACGAACAAGTAATGAAGCTTCATTTGTGTATCAGCTGTTTGCAAAAGAATTTGGAACGAACAATATGCCTGACTGTTCCAATATGTGCCACGAAACTTCCGGATCTGCATTACGACCTACTATAGGAATAGGAAAAGGTACCGTAACTCTTGAAGACTTTCATGAAGCTGAAGTGATCGTGATCATTGGACAAAATCCAGGGACCAATGCTCCAAGGATGATGAGCGCTTTAGCCAAAGGAAAAAAGAACGGCGCCAAGATTATTGCCATCAATCCATTACCGGAAGCCGGTTTGATGGGATTTATTAATCCGCAGAGTGTAAAAGCTGTCCTTAGAGGAGGCGTGCAGCTTGCAGACCTTTACCTGCCTGTAAAGATTAATGGTGATATGGCATTGTTGAAAGCCCTTGAACTATTACTCATAGAATTTGAAAAAAATAATCCGGGTAAAGTCTTCGATGAAGGTTTTATCAAGGAAAAAACAGTAGGGTATGAAGACTTCCTGAAGCAATTCGATCATTACCAATTAGATGAACTGGCAGCCCTTTCAGGAGTCTCCAGGGAAGATCTGGTAAAAGCTGCAGAAATACTGGCGTTCAAAAAACGGATTATTATCAGTTGGGGAATGGGGCTTACCCAGCAGCCTAACGGAGTAGATATGATCCGGGAAATCCTTAATATTCTTTTACTGAAAGGAAGCATCGGTATTCCGGGAGCAGGAGTCTGCCCTGTACGGGGACACAGTAATGTACAGGGAAACAGAACAATGTTGATCGACGAAAAACCTACTGATGAACAGCTCGACCGTCTGGAAAAATTCTATGGATTTAAGATGCCCCGTAAACATGGATATGATGTAGTACGGGCCATAAAAGCAATCCATGAAGAAAAAATAAAAGTAATGTTTTGTATGGGAGGAAATTTTATCTCAGCAACTCCCGATACCACATATACCGCCAATGCTATGAGAAAGCTAAACCTGTTGATTTGTGTATCCACCAAGCTGAACAGAGGACACCTCGTCCATGGCAAAGAGGCATTAATCCTCCCTACCTACGGACGAAGTGATAAAGATATCGTCAATGGAGAATTACAGATTATCACCACTGAAAACTCAATGGGAGTTGTTCAGAGCTCAAGAGGCATGCTGGACGCCGTTTCAGACAATCTGATCAATGAAACCCAGATTGTATGCCGTATGGCTATGGCAACATTGGGAGAAAGATCTGTAGTAAACTGGCAACGGTATCATGACAGCTATGATGCAGTGAGAGATGATATTGAACAATGCATTCCGGGATTTGAAGATTACAATATCCGGGCAAGGAAAAAAGGAGGATTCTACCTTCCCAATGCGGCAAGGGATGAACAAAGCTTTGCAAAAAACCTGGGAGGGCGGGCCCCGTTTACATTAACGGAAATACCGCATAATACTCTCGCCCCCGATGAATATATGATGGCTACCACACGTACCCACGACCAGTTTAATACAACTATTTACGGACTGGATGACCGGTATCGGGGAATTAAAAATGAACGCCGCGTTATATTTATGAACCAGAATGATATTGATAAAGCAGGCTTTAAGGCTGGAGACAGGGTAGACCTTTATAATTACGATGACGGTATTGAAAGAGTAGCGCCTTTGTTTATTATTGTTTCCTATCAGATCCCTGAAAAAAGTACCGTAACCTATTTCCCGGAGACAAATGTATTGGTATCCGTGAACAATGTTGTGAAAGAAAGCAATATGCCGGCCTCTAAATACGTAAAAATCAAAATAAAGAAACACGACCCTGAAGTGTATAAAAAAGTAGATGAAATGCTCTACCGGGGAGCGGTTCAAAGACCATAA